The Belonocnema kinseyi isolate 2016_QV_RU_SX_M_011 chromosome 2, B_treatae_v1, whole genome shotgun sequence nucleotide sequence attttgatgatcattttgatatttaaataacaattggacatctattattcttagaaaaaattcgagtaagttgaagaattatttagatgttttgaaaaaatcctaaaataatttaagatttaaatgatttcaaataatttaaacgaagtttctgCGTGTACCGGCAAAATCCggttatttgcaccaaaatttcggtgcaaatagtgcgcggcctaatttaaaaacaaatatagatTTGGACAGATTTCgcacaaaaaatttagaagattttaaatatttttgaatggcTTTAGAAgaacaaacaacattttctatataaatcgaaaattatttttttatttcgaaaaattaactttgataaaatatatttaaaaataaggaaatttggTCAATTTGAcaggatttaaataaaatgtaggaaaaattcgattaatttaaaaagatgtttggaggttctgaaaataaaaaaaaatttttaattaaaaggaatatcaaacaacatgtaaatgtttcaagatttccaaataaaattttgaatcagtttaaggatttttaaactattttaaattaaaattacttttactttaagaagtgaacatttttttataaaaatgttatagctcaaaattatataattttgaaaactttgtaatgccttgattgattcttcaatttagagcgtTGCAAATAataacttggatttatatttttggaattaaatataaatctttgaaatctatcatttataaaagttaaaattttttattatggcagtttaactgcatctagtttgaaattgtttagttgaaaagtgttaatagcttccattttacacgtataaattattgagaatttgaatacaaaatttgtaaattaaaaaatcttttaaattttagttttaaaagtttaaaattcaagagttccacattgagtgattttttaaatttcgttgaccgtgaaaaatatttgtgaatcgAGAAATGTCTATTTTTAGGGATAAATAATATAAGTGATGAATCTCAACAACAATATTTTTCGTTCAGCatattttgcaattgtttaacaaaattttatttgtatcttTTATTCCactaaatcgttaaaattgatcttttcttaaattaatgacACGAGTAACGAATTTTaggtgtaatatatttttttaaacgatatttgggagttatttcaaaaccttcatttacttaaataatttttgcaaaaatgattAGTCAGGTCAAAGTCAGtgacgaattaaatttttagaatttttttattttcaacccaccgataggtttcaaaaatgttgacctcTCTACAAAAGACAGAATAAGGCAGTAAAAAAATCGCTTTAGAACGTAACAAACTTCAGtgcaaagataattttattgcgaacaaatctaatttttatgGAACCTACATTTACAGAAAATGTCAACGAATTCGTCTGATTTTTTTCGCCTcgtttctaatgattttttaacaagattaaacAAGTCAAAGTTCACGGTCGTGAAATGGACACTGTTAACCCTGTTTTTAAACCTTCGTCCAACTGTatctttattgataattaatgtatGATGGTGTCATGAATAGAGAATTTTTtcgcaataaaattatctttgcaGTGAAGTTGGTTACGTTCTTAAGCGATTTTGTTTTCACTGACTTATTCAAACTTTAGTAGAGAgctcaacatttttgaaacctatagcattttaattcatcaattttccgTTCCAGATATTGTATCATTCATTGAAAACGGTGACGGCCTGGACGGTGAAGACGAGTATTTTGATGAAGAACCAGAAGAGCCAATAATCGAAGTCCCGCATGAAAATCGGGCCATTGAAGAAATCAATCTCTCAGACGACGATCCACCAAACCCCAATGAAGAATCCAACAGGCTCGAGGAGGAATCTGAAAAAGAAGAGGAAATTGTCTTTCTGGAAGAATTACCAAAGAACGAAGAACATTTTCTAAATGCATCAGGTGAGTTCTCTCTGCATCCTGACATAATGGAGACCTGGAAAGTTTGGACAAGATGTGGCATACCTCTCAAGGATAAGAGAgaattacttgaaaaatattgTCCACCGAAAGTACTAAGGACGCCCGAAATAAATGAAGAAATCCTCGTTACTTTGCACAAAAGGCCAATAGATAGGGATGAACATATTCGCACTTCGCAGGATTTACTCAGTTCGGCTCTTACAGCCTTGGGATCAACGATGTCCACCCTTTTAGTGGAAAGAGATGGATCAGACAGAATAAAAGTGATGAATACTTTAAATGACACAGCCAAACTCTTAACAGAACTCTATCACTTTGACACTGACAAACGGAGATCCCAAATTATTTCCTGGAAGTCGAAACCCTTGAGGCCTATTTTGGCTGGCACTCAGCCGGATGAGTTTTTGTTTGGAAGTGACCTTAAATCAAAACTTAATGAAGCGCAACAGTTGGGAATTATAGCGCCCCTGAAACCGTATGTGTacaggaaaaaaaataataatcaaccaAGGAGAAGTTTCCCAAGTCCTTATCATTGGTATGGTAAAGACGAAaacgaggaggaggaggaagaacaGAATTTTGTTCTTAATCCAATGAAACAGGAAGTGAAGTTTGTTTGTAAGAAAGAAGAGTTTCCTATCATTAAATTGGAATAGATTTTTAAGCTTTGACTGATGGAATGTAACTGTGAAAGGATGTTTAGTGTTTTAAAGATGTTTCAGCTATTATTCAGAGTGAGAGGTTTACATTTTCTTTGTTGTTTGCATATCatgacaaattgaaaaaaaaaccattgaaAATTCCGACGTAGGATTTGGTGtaagtattttgtttattattaaaagtccacaaattttagaaataaggttCCTTAGAAATTTGCAAACATGAAAATCAAATTCATAAATGTGTATAATTATTTAGAGTCCTGCCTAATTGGCTCATTAAATTATTGTGGTATGATTCAGGTTCAAATATACAAGATTTGCCTCTAAAGTTCAGTTTATGAAATGTTTCAATTGGTAAAAGCAGAAGATTCTATAGCTTGATAGTCCCACATAATAATATTACActatttcgaaaaatgaatttgcgtaaacagcttcaaggttattttttattttaattaagcaTTTCACATCAATACTTTCAAGGTtatattttgatttgtttttacatttttcactgcTACATATAATTACAAGAAAAACATCCATATATATCAAAATATAACCTTGAGAGTATTTACGTAAAatgcttaattgagataataaataaccttgaagctgtttacgcaaattcATTTCACACAATGGGGCAATATTATTTTGTGACGTCAAGAATATTCTAGAAGCTTaacacggacacgaaccactacagctaTAGAATCTTCTCGATGTGGATCTATTACAGAAACGTTTCTGTTAAATTAAAAGTTCcttttgaaatgaattaatagaTATTTGCACCAAATTTTTGTTCTACGTAGTTCTCTACGTAGTTTACGACgtaggaattttcaataaggatGTGGTTATACTTTTTGTcgactttattttttcaaattgcttaaagtttattgtttaattataagaATAAGAGCGGAAGTCTGAAGTAGCGTTTTCTATATTTCAttgtaatgtaaaatatttatcaaaactaGAAGTTTGTCTCGCCTAGTCTGTACAGTTAAGTTGACAAGTGAAGTATTACATTAGGGTAATTAAAATTGGCTTTTTTATGTATAGGGAGATTATATCAATTGTTGAGTTGAAGCCAAAGTGATTCAAAGCTGAGAATTAGGGACAGAAAGGAGAGTAAAAAATTACGGTGTGAATAATAGTTGTCTTTCGTCCCAATCAGcttactaaataaaaatattatttgggatataaataatattatttatttgaattattattttctattgtaCCTTATATTTAGTTTGCAATTGTAAGATTTACTgtataattttagtaatttcgTAAGGAATGCTCAAGGAATAATTTAAAGTTCATACTCAAgacggtatttttttatttttttcatcattaatTGTATTCGATAAGTGACAAGTTTCcagtgatttttcagaaaattaactttttttaaacaatgaatatttgtttaaacaatttccttCCTCTAGTACATCgtgaaaagttcatatttttcgggataaattATCTAGGTGATGAATGTCAACaacaatatttttcgtttaacatattcttcaatttaaatcatttctatttgtttcgttttttcccatgaaatcgtgaaaaatggtcttttatgGAATTAATGACACGAGTAACGAATTTTGagtgtaatatatatttttcaactatatttggcagttatttcaatcattttcatttacttaaacttttttttgccccgagtaaattttcaaatattgacagtttgcaattatttaagcaattaacaTTACATGCTCTTTTTCTCAGGAAAGATGAAGAATGTCTGCGTGATTAActccagaaaataatattttttcaatatttacaagggtaaaaagttattttaacaaattaaaattttttaactaacagtAAAATGTCTAACGAAAAATAAGACTCTCGTTATTCATGAATTATTATCAATTCTAGAGAGTAgtacttttcaatatttgtagGGGAaacaattgtttcaacaaatgaaaaatgttcaaataattaccaagtgtgttaaacaagaaatattgaaattgacaCTCATCAACTGTataatttatgccgaaaaataatagattttcatGATATATTGGGAtaaacaagattgtttaaacaatttaaaattggttttaaaatacttaaaaaacttGTCACTTATATTTAGGTATAAATAGagcattcaaaattgtttttttctcaaagttataaatttgaaggattttattttatttagattcaATCTCAAATTATTCTGCCTTGACCATTTacaattgcaaatttatatactggatgattaaaaaattgtttcaaattaaaaccatACGATTTTGCATATTTTAAGTTAAGATCATcccaattcaagaaatttaatttaaaattcaatttaagatTGTACAACTTgaaacttatttaattattttgaaagtataaaatatgaaattatgcgGTTTTTAACCTATTCAGTTTGAAATCGAATTTCGAACATCTTAATGCACAACTTTGAAACTATTAATAGGTTTGtttgtattcaaaatattattcatttgttaatgtttcaatgtttaatttcgagttttcaaattttaggatggttaaactttaaatttctattttctttattttcaaatcgttttttttttaaataaaactttatttttctaaactttaaaagACCGAAAAAATTCCTGACAACGAATAAAAaccgatatatttttttatataagatttaAGTGGCCTTCCTTATTTGTATATCTTctaatctaaaatttaattttaatgtaaaagtgtaAATTTGGGATcaaagactattttttttagttttgttgttgcaaaaaaatttatttttgtaaaaaaagtattttattttacctAGTAGGCATGctgtaaaaatactttaaaacttgtCATTTATATTTACGTATAATAGagtattcaaaattgtttttttttctcaacattataaatttgaaatattttattttatttagattcaATCTCAAATTATTCTGCTTTCactatttacaatttcaaatttgtatactggacgattaaaaaatggtttcaaattaaaaccatacgattttgaatatttgaagtcAAGATCGTcccaattcaagaaatttaatttgaaactcttcaatttatgatcgtttttaatttaagattgtataatttgaaactcatttaattattttgaaagtataaaatccCAAATTATGCGGCTTTTAACGTATCCAGTTTGAAATCGAATTTCGAACTTTTCAATGCACAATTTTGCAACTATTAacaggtttttaattttaaattgtacaatattcaaagtttctattaaaaatattatgcatttgttaatgtttcaatgtttaatttcggagttttcaaattttaggatggttaaaatttaaatttcttttttctctatttactttcaaatcgtttttttaaaagaa carries:
- the LOC117167913 gene encoding uncharacterized protein LOC117167913, with amino-acid sequence MEGKNKRKRSGEISEERLYKKFEILETRLSELWSSDSNREDDTDTLEPLDAEVTDIVSFIENGDGLDGEDEYFDEEPEEPIIEVPHENRAIEEINLSDDDPPNPNEESNRLEEESEKEEEIVFLEELPKNEEHFLNASGEFSLHPDIMETWKVWTRCGIPLKDKRELLEKYCPPKVLRTPEINEEILVTLHKRPIDRDEHIRTSQDLLSSALTALGSTMSTLLVERDGSDRIKVMNTLNDTAKLLTELYHFDTDKRRSQIISWKSKPLRPILAGTQPDEFLFGSDLKSKLNEAQQLGIIAPLKPYVYRKKNNNQPRRSFPSPYHWYGKDENEEEEEEQNFVLNPMKQEVKFVCKKEEFPIIKLE